The DNA segment GTAGCCACTCCAGTAAACGTACGTATGGCCTATGATGAGGAGGCGGATGGCTATGCAAAAGATAAAATTGTAGACTCAACTCGAACGTTGACTGACGAAGAAAGAAATTTCCTTCTTTCTCTGGTAAACCAAGGATCCGCCTACAGAGCTTATGATAATGTGATTCTAATTCCTTACGAAGGACCTTGGACAATGACACAAAGTGGAGAAAGCAACGAAGAGAAAAAAATCTACTCCGTGAACGATAAGGAGATCCTCGTCAAGTTCGACCTTTCCAACGCGATCGACACCGATCCTGCTAAAACGGATTTGAGCCTATTCGAACCAAAAATTCGATTCGCCTCCGACGCACAAGGCATTCCTCTCGGATTAAAACTCGAGATCGTTTCTAAATAAACGTCAAACAAATTTCCTCGCTATACCGAGTCGTCCATACGGCTCGGTTTTTTCCCACTCTCTCACTTCTTAAAAGTCGTTTCCATTCCAGGGAGTCCGTATCGTTTACGTCTCCATTCCTCCAAACGTCCGTCCATAACCCTAAACCAAAGAGGAGGAACGAGCGCGATCAAAACCATCAACTCGTATCCGTAAGGAAGCTGAGGACTTTCCTCAAAATGCCGCAACGCCGAATAACGTCTCCCCGCGTTTGCGTGATGATCCGAGTGTCTTTGTAGATGAAACAAAAACGCGTTGCTGACCGCAAAATTCTGATTCCAAGAATGAATCGGTAAAACCTTTTCAAATTTACCGGGGGCGATTTCTTTTCTCTGCAAACCGTAGTGTTCTATATAGTTCACCATTTCCAATAAGGAGAATGCGATAAAACTCTGAGCAAAAAAGAATGCAGGTGTTTCCCAGGAAAACCTTCCGCAATAAAAGCTTAGGGCAGCAGTCACAACACCGATAAACAATAGAGGAACGATCAAAAAAGAGATCATTTCATTTTCAAAAGACCAAACGGATTTGCCCTGTTTAAAAAGACGTTTTTTTTCCAACCTCCAAGCTGAAAGATAAGAACCCAAAACCGTTCTCGGATAAAATTTATAAAAAGATTCTCCCCTACGAGAAGAAGCCGGATCATCGTAAGTGGATACGTTTACGTGATGTCCTCGATTGTGTTCGATAAAAAAATGCATATAACAAACCGTCATCAAAATGAGTTTGGAATACCACTGTTCTATCTTTTTGTTTTTATGACCCAATTCGTGCGCAACGGTAATCCCGATTCCCCCGGTATTGATCCCGATCGCGAGAACAAAACCAATCCATTCCAAAGCGGAATGATTTTTTG comes from the Leptospira sp. WS92.C1 genome and includes:
- a CDS encoding alkane 1-monooxygenase, whose protein sequence is MTNLKRYSFIVCFLVPAFTLLGHSLGGAYHFLTFAVVFGLLPILDVTIGSDSSNPTEEEVPSLQNEFYFRFLTYVWAWVQTGLVIWALYEIQTKNHSALEWIGFVLAIGINTGGIGITVAHELGHKNKKIEQWYSKLILMTVCYMHFFIEHNRGHHVNVSTYDDPASSRRGESFYKFYPRTVLGSYLSAWRLEKKRLFKQGKSVWSFENEMISFLIVPLLFIGVVTAALSFYCGRFSWETPAFFFAQSFIAFSLLEMVNYIEHYGLQRKEIAPGKFEKVLPIHSWNQNFAVSNAFLFHLQRHSDHHANAGRRYSALRHFEESPQLPYGYELMVLIALVPPLWFRVMDGRLEEWRRKRYGLPGMETTFKK